A single window of Pontibacillus chungwhensis DNA harbors:
- a CDS encoding IS1595 family transposase produces MTLTDIIKEIQKLNTSDQLRLKEFFTKSLASFSASEPIFKEVAKQKHKDGYTCTHCHSNNVVRFGKYSVKVGMKTMERQRYRCKDCRKTFTDFTNTPLRGSHLPHKWLDFIQCMIEGYSLRKASEIIEVHYVTLFYWRHKILSALKQMDFDQFSGIVEMDETYFLYSEKGKRNLKGRKARKRGGASQFRGISREQVCVLIARDRKKLTYSKVIGQGRIVKSRLEKAIGSKLSKSNTLCTDAWRAFKTYAKDKGLEHYPFKSDGKERVKGLYHIQNVNNYHSRLKGWMDRFNGVATKYLDHYLSWFQFLDVIRFRNDSATVSKMVIDSCLLSTNATYDRLRLSSFKA; encoded by the coding sequence CCAAATCTCTTGCGTCATTTTCTGCAAGTGAACCCATTTTTAAGGAGGTAGCTAAGCAGAAACATAAAGATGGCTACACTTGCACTCACTGTCATTCAAATAATGTTGTCCGATTCGGGAAGTATTCCGTTAAAGTAGGAATGAAAACAATGGAACGTCAGCGTTATCGCTGCAAAGATTGCAGGAAAACTTTTACCGATTTCACGAACACTCCTTTACGTGGGTCTCACCTTCCTCATAAATGGCTGGATTTCATTCAGTGTATGATTGAAGGGTACTCTTTACGCAAGGCATCTGAGATTATTGAAGTCCACTACGTCACCCTTTTCTATTGGAGGCATAAGATTTTATCCGCTTTGAAACAAATGGATTTCGACCAATTTTCTGGTATCGTCGAAATGGACGAGACCTATTTCTTGTACTCTGAAAAAGGGAAACGAAATTTAAAAGGACGTAAAGCTCGCAAGCGTGGCGGTGCTTCTCAGTTCCGTGGCATCAGCAGAGAACAGGTTTGTGTGTTGATTGCCAGAGACCGTAAAAAATTGACTTATTCCAAAGTGATTGGGCAAGGACGTATTGTAAAATCCCGCTTAGAGAAGGCAATTGGCTCCAAGCTATCCAAATCGAATACCTTATGTACTGACGCGTGGCGAGCTTTCAAAACCTATGCAAAAGATAAAGGATTAGAGCATTATCCCTTCAAATCAGACGGGAAGGAACGAGTCAAAGGGCTTTACCATATCCAAAATGTCAATAACTATCATAGCCGCTTGAAAGGCTGGATGGACCGCTTCAATGGTGTGGCGACAAAATACCTCGACCACTATTTGAGTTGGTTTCAATTCCTGGACGTAATCAGATTCCGTAATGATTCCGCAACCGTAAGTAAAATGGTTATTGATAGTTGCTTATTATCGACCAATGCTACTTACGATAGATTAAGATTATCTTCATTTAAGGCATAG